The DNA segment atcttccattttcacaacaAGATGCACAATCAGATATTTAATTCATAACGAGCACTGTCAAGAGCGTTTAACATCTTAACAACTTATAAAGAaaagagctttttatttcaaacacagAATACGAAATGCTtgataaatttcatattttgataaattagaaatatgttgaatttgtcaagtgcacagaataggggtgtTGTACAGTTTAGAAAATTATATCATATTTGGAATCACAATTAGACAAGGTATTTTACGATTGCCGACTAATGTTAAGAAATCTATTGTTGCTGATTCATTAAAGCACGGAGATGTGCTAAAacaatatttcttctttaagACACGAAATCATTCCATTTTCAAATCGATATTTATACTTGGAAAATAAAGATAATTCAACGCGCATTTTAAAATGGCTGGCGGCGTTACCAATTGAAAAAGTACATCTATTTATAGTTGGTTATGGCAAAATAATCATTGAAACCATGTATTCGATGGATATTTGCTCAATACATCCGtccatgaaaaaaaataaaaatattacaattactgGTTTTAACAACAATTAGACGAGCTCAAACGGAAATTCGATACGCGCCCGCGGTCAGAAGGAGTTTATTTTACCGTGGTCAATAAAGCGGGCACAAGATTGATAGATTCAAATAATAgttgaaataaattgaaagggctcaaaatatgtatgtatataaaaaatatattggacatctaatatataaaattctcgtgtcacggtgtacgttattgaactcctctgaaaccgctcgaccgattttcgtgaatcttagcgtaCATATCGGCTAGGGTagagaatcggacaacatctatttttcaccctcctaaatgttaagggaaattggaaaattaccaaaaattaacatttttccatacaaatttttttttcaatttttgtttgttttgttataggtactctcgcaacaatattgctaaggagagtattatagttttgttcacataacggttgtttgtaagtcctaaaactaaaagagtcagatatagggttatgtataccaaagtgatcaagtagagtcgaaatccggatgtctgtctgtccgtcaagctgtaacttttgagatatcatgatgaaacttggtacacgtattccttggctccataagaaggttaagttcgaagatgggcaaaatcggcccactgccacgcccacaaaatggcggaaaccgaaaacctataaagtgtcataactaagccataaataaagatattaaagttaaatttggcaaaaaggatcgcattagggaggggcatatttggacgcaatttttttggaaaagtgggcttggCACCGCCCctgctaagttttttgtacatatctcggaaactactatagctatgttaaccaaattctacagagtcgttttcttcaggcatttccatataaagttcaaaaatggaagaaatcggataataaccacgcccacctcccatacaaagattatgttgaaaataactaaaagtgcgttaaccgactaacaaaaaacgtcagaaacactaaattttacggaagaaattgcagaaggaagctgcacccatgctttttttaaaaattgaaaatgggcgtggcagcgcccacttatggaccaaaaaccatatctcaggaactactcaaccgatttcaatgaaactcgGTATATaattaacaccctgatgacatgtacgaaatatgggtgaaatcggttcacaaccacgccttcttccaatataacgctattttgaattccatctgatgccttctctgtatacattaggaaccaatgatgacagcggaataaaactttacaaaaatacggtatttgaaaaatatgtaaatgacggataatgaaatctcgattatcactttatcgtgcgagagtataaaatgttcggtgacacccgaacttagcccttccttacttgtttttcaatatttttatttgtcaaatatttgaatcattcaatttcggtcgcatgctttttttattccggctatacacatatgtataagaaagttgtgttagttgctccatttataactcaagaacggctgaatcgatttaactgaaaattggtgggaaggtagcttagaaccagggtaaggacataggatacattttatctctttttgtcaaaatttaattcaactcataaatacaaagattatatttcaaatcatcctCCATtccttgaatatatgcgtacaattttaaacagattcttcctcaaaactaatacaattgctaagtatttggaatagtagaaaagaactgcaaccaaatacgcagtgaaatagattagaactggctcagtaatccagccgattttttcgtctttccacgcctgaaaaCCGTTTcaccatgtgcagtccactagaatgactgtcggttgaactccagtgagaaatgatggagctatatttctattgtcacacaccgaggCAAAACTTCggttttatttcaaacacttctcagaatcagttattcgttgttctgttggattatgaacttgcgagacaaccactttgtacagagctttctcctctttagagcatcattgtcctcggttccACAAAATgcaatgctttattattacacgaaatgctttatgatccatttttttgtaaactaacacaagttgcttcagaaaaatgctatatcttattaacGAATAGTTATAatgcaactaatagaaatcgtatagatggtagtagtacaTAGATAATATATCAGCCACAGCGAatcgtggacgggtcctctagtaaatatatgtataaaaaataaattttttcaaaattatttaaattttaaatggtgGCACAATATTTGCGCACCCTTTTCttgatgtttttaaaattatcatttACAAAATCTTCAATTTCCCTTGCATTACATAaattgtcttttatatttcgggattcgagaacaaaaacaaaaattaataatcgaaaatcgctttactGATTCTTCATTCttcgtttgaaccaattgtcgaggcacttttgccactctgattgagctTCCTCCGAAATATGTATTCTGAAAGTATCAATCGCCTCCAAAAACGTGGACCTCTAAGTTTACTTTTTACGAACGGGAATGAAAAGAAGTCATTTGTtgccaagtcaggactatacGTTGCGTTACGGTACGTTACGGCATGGTTGCAATATACCTattcagtttttccaaaaaaaaagaacaggcaaccatttgcttggaagtgcttcgtgcgcGAACAACGTTTGTTGaattcggctcatcttgaaacacacatacagtcgactgctgtttactttcgggcctacatatgtacatatatgcgtaaATGCACGATTCATCACCTGTCACGAAGTCATTTTTTACAGTCCAATGTCCATGCAAATTTGAATATACGCTTGTCCCACTAATATccatagttgtctcaatctcacgaaTATGACGATCtggcaatatcagtttgcgcacagcatcaaaagtttccggaacaacaatTGATTTTGACGATCCTCCCAAAATTCGTCTTAGAGttatctacgacctcgattgaattcaccataccattgacaaacactggtccttgatggaggttcatcgtcaaaaatttaattaagttcatttATGCAATCTtgatgagttaatccacgtTGAAAGTGGTCGAAAATAATCGCGACAAAATGTTGGGGATTTAATTCCATTCTTTGGGTGAGAAGAATACTTTAAGTTACTGTAACATATcatgtaagtatacatataacatcaaaaatgtcaaactttacaataaaattgcgAGTTGCAAAATTGCTACACTAGGGTttccaaatcccgaaatataaaaggcaacctacgtactTAATTACCTGTGTGTACGTATTTTATTGTCACAATTCGactataaaaactattttattagcTTTGCGATAAAAATTGGctgaaagtaaacaaaatacatataagtaGTATGTCTCTTTCTAAAGCCCGTACTTAAGGTTTTTTCATTTAAGTGCAAAAAGAAAGCGTGAGAGCAGAGTAAATTcgtacaaagaaaaaaacacacacatagatTATTtatcctttaaaaatttcatttatttctaacttcatcaaattccgaacatcggaactttaaaatttcagcaTTTAAACGGATCTTTGAAGGAACTTGCTAAATTATGAACgcagataaaattaaaaacaaataataatggaCATCATATGCATATGAATCGAAAGCCATAAAAAACTCCTCTTTAACTTAATTCATGCGCCAGGCATGTAAGTTGACAAAGGGTAGGTTAGCGCTGTCACAGCGTACTGGTGAATTGCTGTTGAGAAAATCACCAACGGTATATTCCACCAAAAGTCAAATTAACGAAACTTACTGTGGAAAACCAGCTTGTACAAAGGCAGACGGTGGTACCTCCATCAAAGTCAAATGGTCAGCATTATCACAGATTAGGCGCGCCATGCTCGTTTTCCGTATCTCATCGAGTTGCTCCAACGTAAAGGCGCCGGGATTCACATCTTTACCATACTCGTAGAAGTAGCGGTCGCCATGTTTGAAGCGCGAGAATTGGTCGGCAATTATTTCGGAGAAAGTGCTGCCAACAACTGCGTCGTTAAGTGGGTTTTCAAGTAGGCCGCCCACCCAGAGATCAATGTCGTCAGGATGCCGGTAAACCGCGGCGAGTTTGTTACCAATCTTGGAATTAAATTGGGGACAATAACTATAAGAACATAGGCATAGTCATACGAAACGGAATACCTCTTCAGGCAAATCTTTAAAAGAGCGCAGTTTTCTAAGGCCTTTCACTTCCAAGTAGTCATTATATCCGCGTAGTCCTTGGTCGCGTCCACGTTGTATGTTAAAAGCCGCCAGATCCAAGCCAAACGGATTGTGACCACGAAACAGAAATCGACTCAGCTGTAAAAATAGACATCGGATCtattgaattataaatattCACACTCACAATTCAAACAATTTACACCGTGTGTTATGAAGTTGTCCGCTTTTTGCATTGGCTGAGTATATAAGGTTCGAAGCATGTCATCATAGAAGGTGCGAATACGCATTCGTGACGGATTGAACATTACATCTGGAATGTTGATGGTTTCGTCCACTTTATTGCCTCGCTTATGTATATGGAACTTTCCATCGATTGTCGAATGGCCCATTCGGAAAGCTGCTCCTGAAAACTCATTTGTTATCGCTGGGTTCACCTCTTCACTGTAACCCTTGGCATAACCGTGATGCTGAGGTACCAAACGGAACCTCTTCATCTGTATTGGTCCAATCACTGCCGGTAAGTACTCATTATAGACGATGTGCTGAAGTTCAGCAATGAGTATTCGCCGTGCTTCCTGGAAGAGTGTTTCATCGTTTAAGTGGGAATTCAAACGCGCCAACTCCCCAGCGATACGATTGTGTTCGCGTGCAAAGAGAACATGCAACGTAATAAGCGATATGATTTGGTTGGTACGACCGTCACCTATGTAACACGAACCAATTAAAGGAACTTAAGGGGAAAACAATATGGTAGCCTGCCTGATTTGTAGCAAGTCTTGCCAGGATCATCACTTTCACAAGCCTTCTTGTCGCTTATCATAGGTAGCAGGTCTCGTCCGAAATCCTTGGACATGCGGAGTCGACCGCCATTGAACTCGCGTAATTCCCTAGCGGTAGCCTCACTCGAACCATACACTGTGGAGGCATCGATGAAGTGGCTCACCTTGCTGCGCTGCTTGCCATAGCCGACTTTGCATTCGGCGTTAGGTGCGAGTGATAATCGTACGAAGTTCATACAACGCACATTGAATGTGCCGTAAAAATCGTCATCGGGCGACACCATTATCGGCATACAAGCAAAATGGCGTTTATGTTCAGGTAAAGCTTGAGCGCCATTTGCGGTGCAGCATTCCACCAACTCACCACCTTCTGTGTGTGCGAAAATAAAGAaccatgaaatatttttctattaagtGGCTGTTCTAGTCTAGAAGCCCGAATTTCAAGTATATTCTgacaatgtatgtacatatctacggatattaactattaatttttatcattcgtttgttcaaaattttagaataaacgaagtaaatcaaacaaaaagtttttcatacaggTACTTCATTTGGAACCGCTCGCTTTGTACTTCAGCTAAGTATACTATATGTTATATTGATTAgatttgaacaatatgttcggagaatGTAGGGTTATCTCGAACAATAATCGATGcctaatttcgtgaagatttctttaattctttatttaatctggaacaattagtttgtatggctgtATTTATGTTCCGAATCAGCGGTTCGGAAAACTTCTTTGTATAACAATGACGGATTCTTGAATACTACAATTGTCATTATCGCACGAACCAACAAAACTGGAATGAATTTCATAAAATGGCGGCGACTActtttttcacgattttttaaCCTTTCtcgaattttttaagaatattaccaattaacaaacaaaacaaacaaatttgttaacaagtttaaaattatgtacatatgtaaattaactGTTTAAACTTGCGGATTGGTGAGGATCAAACGGTTAAAAGAAAGTAAATTTGGATAACCCTTTCAGGGAACTACCTATATTCAAAGCTATTGAAGCatggtaataaaaaatttcagttttttcatgTCTAGACTAGAAGACTCccttaaaaactaaaagttttgCAACAGATTTGCTCACCCAGTCGCACGGATGCTGATTGTGTGACATCGTGTGCAACGAACTGACCAAACTGCATTAAAAACAGGTTGTACTTTAGATGCGGTAAGTCCACGTCCGTCATGAGACGCCGCGAAGCTTCACGTGCTCCCATCAACTCGGATCCATCCACTGAGTGCAAGCGTGGCGTCCATATGCCATCCTCATATGCGGGTGGTAGTAAACGTTCCATAGGTTGGCCGGCTGAGCCCCATAGTGAGCGGTGCGGTAGTTTATTATTGCAGACGCCATCGAAGGAACGATAACGTGCGTTCGGCTCACTGCAGTGGTGAGGTCCTGAGCAGTGGTGAGCTAGTGGCGTTTTCTTAAAATCCACCTGAACATTATTGGTGATAAGATCGTCTACAGGTATCTCTTCTCTAGTTTAATACAAAACACGTACAAATAAGTGATTGAAATAAGGTTAAATAAGAGCCTACTGACTTTTTAGAAAACAGTTGTCCGGCTATGATTTGCTGCATAGCCGAATTTGACAAATGGAAGTTTTGTTTATCATCAAACGCATTGGAGTGGAAGGCTATGCCATGCAGGAATTCCGGTTGGCCGCGGCGTACCGGCAACATTGCCACATTATGCATCAATTTCTCAAACTTCTGGCGGGATTCTTCCAACACCGACAATGGTAGGAAATCGGCGACGGGCGTGCGCTCAGTGCCAGCACGTGTAGCTACCCAACGATTTCAGGTGCGAAGAGAGAACAATTAAAACATAagattaagaatatatgtaaTTGGTCGGCAAGCGATACTTACCTGTGTGATTCTGTCCAGTGAGACAGCAATAACCGAAAGTGCCACCAGGAAGATCGCAAATCTGCGGTTTCTCATGGTCTTTCATCCGCACATGCGCCGGACACTGAATTTGAGGCACACACGTCACATTGTCTGGACAAGTATCGCATTTAATTAGAAGGCTAGAAGCAGGGTTAGCTGTGATACCCTCTGAAATATTAGTACAATGAGAACTGAGTGCCTTTGCATTTGTTGAATTTTCCTAAACTTTGGTCCCGCTCGGTCActaacatattaaatatatcatagGATTAAGACATAACTTAAAGgtaaagaatatataaaatttttatattccgAGGTTCTTAGATATCTAAGGATGACAAAGTCCAGTATTCGAATTTAAACGTACAGTCAAGTTTTCATAGTAATTGTAAACAGAGACCCCCCCATTTGGCTCCCGTCACCAGAAAGTAATGCGATTTTCTGCCAAACACATTCCGATAAAAGTAACGGTATAGGAAAACTGTCATAATCGCTATTTCTATCATTACTGTTAGGCAAAGTTCACGTTTTAGTCCTTAACTGAAGTTCATCTTCTAAGAATCTTCGCGTTCTAACCGttggaataatttgtaaaatctTGTGTAAATTACACAGGTTACCTTTGAACTCTTTAACCTAAAAGTGGGTTCATTTAATGAATACAAATATAGTttttgaaagcaacaacaaccaatggACAACAGCCTGGTAGTCATATTCAGTCTGTCGATCCCCAacataattcaattttataatataatcttCACTAAGAGACTGCAAACCTGTATCTCCTTTAGGAGGCAACTCCCAGACTCTGGTAGTATAATCTTCCTCATCCTCCAGACCGGCGGTGGTGAAAGCAGGAGCTTCCGTTGCACTGGATGTGGTCGTAAACACTTCAACAGGGGCAGTTGTCGATCGCTTCACTTTCACTACCGAAAACCCTCTCACATGACAGGTAAATAagcaaaaagcaattaaaaacaaaattggcgCGTTAAACTTAATAAGAAGTCGCAtgatttattaatttaagttttagcatttaaaaatattattcttaaaatacaagaaaaatgttaactccTCTCACATAAGCCACAGTATCGATACTGGTGAGCCGTAATAAACTGAACTGTTTCGGTTCTTTTCCATACATGTTTTTGatatcaacatatgtacatatgtatgcatatagtatatttatatagcaggcatttaaatattatggatatacatacacatgtacacatacatatatatactacatgTAATCACACATGTCCTTTTAGGAAATCTCAGCTCATGCTCCGATAACTTTACGAAATGAAACCAGCCGATAATTTTCGCAGCACAAATTTCGTTCGTAATTTCGTCGATAATTAGAACACCCAATCACACTCTGTTTATGATAAACCCCAGCGGGATAATGGTTGACCGCTTAcgtttttctttgaagaatgcTCCGAAGAAAATTCTATGTAGAATTCTTCGATACTaggtaatgcataaaagtaagctaTGCAGCTAAATTCTACTGCGTTCATATTTACAATCAAGTAAGTACATGAAAaacgatacatacatacatatgtaaacaacaaatacatttcTATTATTTCGTCAAATCGTCaagcatttgaagaaaatttgcaaaaagttgctattttaattaaaaattttgtttaattttgtgtttaaactttgaataaagaaataaaattaatattctcgAAAAGGCATATGAGAAGACtaattgaaaatgaagaaagtgaAGCACTTCAATGCGTTACTATTTGGTAagtttttcgtgtttttatcATTGATGgaaatttgtaattataaatttacggtttcatctttttttgtagaatgtgtaaagcaaaattaatatgcaattttttgaaaaaaaaaacaaaaagagacTCAgccacaaaattaaaagaaagacattcctttttatacataaatacttgttTTCACAACGAATTTCATacgtattttcataaataaagcaaaattaatatgcaattttttctattcTACTATTGCCCTTGGCATAGAAGAAATCCCCCTTAactttggcatcgaagaattcttcgttaattgaggcatcgaagaattcttcgttaactgtggcatcgaagaattcttcgtcccTATGGCAAGCGAAAGGGGTGATCTGTTACTTTTCGTAGGACATCGCCGTGTTAATTTTCATCGGTCGGAGTAAGCGATACAATCATGCTGCATCGTTTACCTTGCTCGCTTTGCGctcccataagataggtcgtatcagctgacaaGGGCCACGGGTTTACGTTTTTGGCTGTTTCGGCTATTACCAATGTCTACCATATCCCGCTGTGACATTCTCTGCGTCAACCTTCTCTGTGATAAATATTCTCTGcctatgataaacgttctctgataTAATACACGTTCTCTGCCCCAATCAAAGAACGtcacagagaacgtttataatagagaaggttcacggcacGAAGAACGTGATAAAATGTTCATTTATCACTATGTATTgtgaaatatttcactttttaaataatattatcatagtttgttatataaatatgtaagtatgaatatatcaaatacaaaaaataattaaaaaataggccTTATTTTCTCATTAACTACGAAtttgaaaaggttaattaattcaaatgtattcaattgcacctgtattcataaatatgcacaaaaagaattcatacgaatacacatgtttgcatataaacgtataaaaatataagcaaaagagcgaacatacatatgtaatatataagtAGTTTTGAGCATAGTTTTTATTccacgctcagctctgttcaagcaaaatgttaaaatttctcctgctgagctggcagtggtgaaactccTCCATCGAAGTTATCGAgttatcgaaaaatatttttacgttcttcgtgccgtgaaccttctctattataaacgttctctgaacgtcatatacgttctctggttgaACTACATATATTTGCTATGCTGCATTCCACGAGCACTAAACATGTTAGTAAGGTCACACTCCTATTTTGATGCATTTAAAGTTTGAGGGCCACGGAAACTTATTCAAAAATTCAGTTAGAGAACGTACGTTCTCTGCCTGCAGTCCGTACGTTCTCTGCCGCGATCTCTTTTTCCCATTCCACTGTCATTCTTTGTTTGACAgttgtttggttttgttgttactCGAGTTCGTGCAATTCCAATGGATTAGTGGGAATTCAGTTGTGAATTTTCATTCGAGTCGTtgtgttgtaaattttattcaCGTTTGTATTGTGCGGAATTCGGAAGAATTGCagtaaatataattacatatttaacCTGTTTTGAAGAGTGCCCGTGATAAAATTGCATTTCATTGCAAATAGCTTTTACATTAGTAAATGGTGAGCAATACACATTTGTGTGGTAATCGAAATAAAAGTTAATTGAATGGCGACGACGCGGCGCCGATTTTCTGGAGGTAAAAATCCGTTGCTGCGCTGCAAAATCGTCGAAGTTGCGCCGACGCCAACGACCACTTTGCAAGTGTGAAAGAGATGCAGAGACATATTAGAGTTTGTTCGTTGTTTAACACGTTAAAGTCTGGAATTCCAAAAGAAACGAAAATctgcaagaaaaataaaataaacaacgtAAAGGAAATAGCAgaagttaatataaaattttcaaagcaaaatcattataattgaaatacgtattgaatttcgaaaaattgtgtttattaGTGCAAAGTAAAGAATAAAACGAGTCTTAATTGGATATGTGTAATAAAATTGCCtgtgaaaagtgaaagataaACTGTCAGTGCTGAAGTGACCTGGATGCTGGTATTTTAGAAAATCggtataataatatgtattattttttgtttactcgACACTTCATATATAACTTactgtatttaaattttattttaacagttGTTTATAGatacatacctatatgtatgtatgttaataggTGTATATGAGTCGGTGTTAACATTTCCTAGTCCTAATTGACTAATTGTATCACTGACTTGAGaggatttcaaaatttgtggaTTGTCCCAAAACCTCAAAAAACTCAAGATTAGTAAAATGcaattaagaaatgtattatattttctgCTTTGTAATATAAGGTTGAAATTCAATTGGAATGCGTTGGTTCTCTCAACTACCTGTCAAtgcttttttaattacttctcTTTTCCTTTACACATTTGCTCTCCCACATTTAATCCAAAATATGTCGTTATTATTCTCCGCGTTTATTTACTCTTAAGGGTGCGCCTCTAGAATTTCAATTGAATACCTACGTCTCGGGGCAATAAGActtattttgcatta comes from the Bactrocera neohumeralis isolate Rockhampton chromosome 2, APGP_CSIRO_Bneo_wtdbg2-racon-allhic-juicebox.fasta_v2, whole genome shotgun sequence genome and includes:
- the LOC126763428 gene encoding chorion peroxidase isoform X2 → MRLLIKFNAPILFLIAFCLFTCHVRGFSVVKVKRSTTAPVEVFTTTSSATEAPAFTTAGLEDEEDYTTRVWELPPKGDTEGITANPASSLLIKCDTCPDNVTCVPQIQCPAHVRMKDHEKPQICDLPGGTFGYCCLTGQNHTATRAGTERTPVADFLPLSVLEESRQKFEKLMHNVAMLPVRRGQPEFLHGIAFHSNAFDDKQNFHLSNSAMQQIIAGQLFSKKEEIPVDDLITNNVQVDFKKTPLAHHCSGPHHCSEPNARYRSFDGVCNNKLPHRSLWGSAGQPMERLLPPAYEDGIWTPRLHSVDGSELMGAREASRRLMTDVDLPHLKYNLFLMQFGQFVAHDVTQSASVRLEGGELVECCTANGAQALPEHKRHFACMPIMVSPDDDFYGTFNVRCMNFVRLSLAPNAECKVGYGKQRSKVSHFIDASTVYGSSEATARELREFNGGRLRMSKDFGRDLLPMISDKKACESDDPGKTCYKSGRGRTNQIISLITLHVLFAREHNRIAGELARLNSHLNDETLFQEARRILIAELQHIVYNEYLPAVIGPIQMKRFRLVPQHHGYAKGYSEEVNPAITNEFSGAAFRMGHSTIDGKFHIHKRGNKVDETINIPDVMFNPSRMRIRTFYDDMLRTLYTQPMQKADNFITHGLSRFLFRGHNPFGLDLAAFNIQRGRDQGLRGYNDYLEVKGLRKLRSFKDLPEEIGNKLAAVYRHPDDIDLWVGGLLENPLNDAVVGSTFSEIIADQFSRFKHGDRYFYEYGKDVNPGAFTLEQLDEIRKTSMARLICDNADHLTLMEVPPSAFVQAGFPHNSPVRCDSANLPFVNLHAWRMN
- the LOC126763428 gene encoding chorion peroxidase isoform X1 yields the protein MRLLIKFNAPILFLIAFCLFTCHVRGFSVVKVKRSTTAPVEVFTTTSSATEAPAFTTAGLEDEEDYTTRVWELPPKGDTEGITANPASSLLIKCDTCPDNVTCVPQIQCPAHVRMKDHEKPQICDLPGGTFGYCCLTGQNHTATRAGTERTPVADFLPLSVLEESRQKFEKLMHNVAMLPVRRGQPEFLHGIAFHSNAFDDKQNFHLSNSAMQQIIAGQLFSKKEEIPVDDLITNNVQVDFKKTPLAHHCSGPHHCSEPNARYRSFDGVCNNKLPHRSLWGSAGQPMERLLPPAYEDGIWTPRLHSVDGSELMGAREASRRLMTDVDLPHLKYNLFLMQFGQFVAHDVTQSASVRLEGGELVECCTANGAQALPEHKRHFACMPIMVSPDDDFYGTFNVRCMNFVRLSLAPNAECKVGYGKQRSKVSHFIDASTVYGSSEATARELREFNGGRLRMSKDFGRDLLPMISDKKACESDDPGKTCYKSGDGRTNQIISLITLHVLFAREHNRIAGELARLNSHLNDETLFQEARRILIAELQHIVYNEYLPAVIGPIQMKRFRLVPQHHGYAKGYSEEVNPAITNEFSGAAFRMGHSTIDGKFHIHKRGNKVDETINIPDVMFNPSRMRIRTFYDDMLRTLYTQPMQKADNFITHGLSRFLFRGHNPFGLDLAAFNIQRGRDQGLRGYNDYLEVKGLRKLRSFKDLPEEIGNKLAAVYRHPDDIDLWVGGLLENPLNDAVVGSTFSEIIADQFSRFKHGDRYFYEYGKDVNPGAFTLEQLDEIRKTSMARLICDNADHLTLMEVPPSAFVQAGFPHNSPVRCDSANLPFVNLHAWRMN